The sequence below is a genomic window from Brachyhypopomus gauderio isolate BG-103 chromosome 20, BGAUD_0.2, whole genome shotgun sequence.
AAAGGCACTGTTCCCAACATGAATACGACCACATGGTTGACGTTCTCAAAGTCTGGCAGGTTGAAGACAAATTTGTCGCTAGCGACCTGCTGGGCGTCTGTCTGGACCTACGGGAGACACGTGGCGTGAAGACCAGTGTGAAATCACGGAAAAGTGCCTAGTTTGAACGCTGGATTACAACTTTGGTTTAAACAATCTGAGATTTCCTAGTAAAGGCTGCCATACACTCGCTGGCTAGCCAGTTAGCAGAGCTATCTATATCCATTTAAAACTATGTTATCTATTCTGGATGTTGTCGTATACAGAGCGGATTGCGTAGCTCACACTGGGTCAAACCAATCGGTCAACATTAAGTACTTACCAGTCTGCCTGCAACGAGACATCCGAACATGATCAATACTGAGAGTCAAGTGTGAACTTGTTCAGCACAAAGGCTAGCTTGCTTGCTAGCTAGTTCGGTTTTAAAAAAACTATTGCAGTCCCAAGAAATACGTGAATATCTTCACAACACCCAATCATTCTCTTATATCCGAGATAAAACAGACATCTTCGCTAGTTACTGTTATCGGATTGTCTTATTTTACTACTCACTGGCATAACACGACAGTACAAGACCGCATATTCCGCAGCCGCTGCTAGAAACTTCGGACAGAAAAGCGCATGATGGGCTATAACCTTTGACCCCGGAAACAAAACAGAGGGGCACGAATAACCGTGCAGCTCTTTTTAGCGGGTATTTGAAATAAGGGGCTGGTTACTCTGTCGACGATagaacaaacacaaactctGTCCTGTACAAAAACTTGGATTTTCTGTTTTACATTTCAACTATGTTTACATGATGTCTAGAAAATATCGCTTTCTTCCTGAACACAGATTAACAAAATGAGAAAACTGggaatttttttattaaaagacAAAAGAGAGATGAcaagacaaataaaaaaaaaaacaacaacaaaaaagcagAGGTGCGTCACATCTGAGGTAAGCAGCTTCCACAGCCTAAGAATACTTGACTCAATAAGCACCCATTGTCCAAGCTCCTTAGCCAACAGGACTCCCTGTGAAGAGCAGTCAACCTGTCCCAGGAATGATGACGTTTCAGCGTAGTCTATCCCAGCGCCATATAGAGGCATCGTCACACACAGCTATGAGAATACTGCTGTCCCTGCTGAAGCTGGTCTGTCTGATGGCCGAGGTGCATTTGGGTATAGTGAGGGTGGTGCACCTACACAatgagagaaacagaggaaaaACTCCCATAATGACCCGAGCAGAACAACAATAGGGGGTCTGAGTACAAAATGCAGGATGACTGGTAGGAAAGTGATGATTGATCTTACTTGGCTTTATGAGGGTCTTCTACCTCCAAATCCCAGACGTACAACTTCCCGACCTGATTTCCTAGAGCTAACATCTGTAGCAACACCAATTACGATTACTTGTGTACACTATACCCAAGTTGTACAAGCCTTATTGACATGTCCTATTGCAACACTCTTAAATACAAGGTGTACTGTGTGTATCTTTCATAATCACCTTCTGCCAGAAGTCCATGGAAAAGCGCATGTACCAGATGTCACACTGGCTGTAGTCAAAGCGTCCCAAAATGGTCACGTTGGACTCATTGGGCTTGATATGGTCAATGTCATCTTCCATCTTCCCAGGTTTCCAACACACAATGGCATTTTCACAAGACTAATGACACAGGACACGAGGGCAAGTGTTAAAGGAAGAAATAAGTATTACAGGTTTTAAAAGTCTGAGGGTGAATTTTATACAACACGTTACCTTGGACAGAATTAAATCCCCAAGCCAGCGCACGCAATCAAcgtagtttctatgtatatctCTTGTGGAGAAGTCTGGGAAATGTATTTTCTGAGACACAAAAGGCCTGCAATACAAGAAGAGCTGGAAATAACGAGACTGTATAATATATTCTATGTAAtaaactaaaaacaaaacagcaacGGTTCTTTTTAATAAACACAGTCCCTCAAGCAGAGATGTGATGCCCTACAGTCTACCTGTTGGTCTTGCTGGGGTTGTACTCATAAGAGCCTCTTATTGCTTTCTGCATTCTCTCCGAGTTGATCCTCCACAGCTTCAGAGAGTGGTCCATTCCACAGGACATGATCTTCTCACCGAGGAGGTCAAAGTCCTACAGCCCGCAAGAGGGTTAGTAACGTTCATATACATACTCTCTCCATATTCATCTCCATTATCCTGATCTAAAAATACAACTGAGCTAATGGTGAAGGGGAAAAAATGTACTTTGGTGAGCTaaatttaaaatttttttgcacaAAATAAGCGACATGTTAAATGGCACACCATAAAAAACTCCCCTAGTTGATCCGACAGTCACGCTTATTTCATATTTACACTCACCGCACTCAAGACCTCGTCTCTGTGGCCCTCTACACCACCAAATATGGCTACCAGAGTGTCTGTCTGGACGTTCCACAGACGCAACGCATGGTCTGGAAAAACGAAACGCAGTTATGGGCACTGCCTTACTGCAACTGTCTCATTTAGCATTGAAATGTGGCTGAGGTGGGTCTCTACCTTTGCTCATTTAGCATTGAAATGTGGCTGAGGTGGGTCTCTACCTTTGCTCATTTAGCATTGAAATGTGGCTGAGGTGGGTCTCTACCTTTGCTCATTTAGCATTGAAATGTGGCTGAGGTGGGTCTCTACCTTTGCTCATTTAGCATTGAAATGTGGCTGAGGTGGGTCTCTACCTTTGCTCATTTAGCATTGAAATGTGGCTGAGGTGGGTCTCTACCTTTGCTCATTTAGCATTGAAATGTGGCTGAGGTGGGTCTCTACCTTTGCTCATTTAGCATTGAAATGTGGCTGAGGTGGGTCTCTACCTTTGCTCATTTAGCATTGAAATGTGGCTGAGGTGGGTCTCTACCTTTGCTCATTTAGCATTGAAATGTGGCTGAGGTGGGTCTCTACCTTTGCTCATTTAGCATTGAAATGTGGCTGAGGTGGGTCTCTACCTTTGCTCATTTAGCATTGAAATGTGGCTGAGGTGGGTCTCTACCTTTGCTCATTTAGCATTGAAATGTGGCTGAGGTGGGTCTCTACCTTTGCTCATTTAGCATTGAAATGTGGCTGAGGTGGGTCTCTACCTTTGCTCACGGACAGCAGCAGATTGGGATCTCTCGGGTGAAACTTGAGCTCGTTGATGGCGTTTCCGTGCCCCACGTAATGCTACAAGCAAAGGAAGGATGACACTCATcacaaagcaaacacacacacatacacaggcccTTCTTTACTGTGTTCGTGTTTGCCTGGACATGTTCATGGAGGCAAGCAGACCAAAACCAATCATAATAGTTCCCCACACACTGGAAAACAGACGCCGTTGGACTCACTTTGACACACTGCATAGTGATGTGGTTGATGATGCGAATGATGCCACGGGAGCCAGCCACCGCCAAGAGAGggtgactggtgctggtgtcGTAGGTCCACGCACAGGTGTAGAAGTTCTCATCCGCCTGCAGAAGAGTCAAGGAAAGGGACAGACCACTGGACTCTAAAAAGAGCAGACTGTAAAATCTATTTCTGGTTGCCACGGCGGCAGAGATGCAACGAAGCACTGCAATTTGCTTCATGTTAGTTTAACATGATTGCATAGAAAACTAATAAGTTGAGGATACATCTGCGTCTACGTAAGACTGCAATAGTCGGATTTCTCCTTGAGAATGACATTCGTATAAGGTGACCtgtagagaagagagaatgtACAATTAAACCACAACATTCAATTCTACTGGTGCAAGGAACAATGAACATGCTGTCTGGGCAGACGAAGTATGAAGCTTGTGTAGGCAGCCCTTATGAAACATCTGAGCCATGTGTAACTGGGCAGTATCAAGCATTTGTGGTAAGCATTTAGTGTTTAGGGGAGTAGAGTACCTAAAACAATCACTACTTGTTAACAATATCCAGACTACCACCATTATACTAAATAACTAATATTTTAATACATTTGAATATTCGTTATTCTACAGTTTACTAGGCCGAGTGCTTCAGCGACTCACTCTGTTGCTTCCCACTGTGGCGAAGACGAGAGGGTCCCCCTCCTTACTATGCCAGTTGAACTGGACACCAAACAACGGCTGACCATGGTCTTCCTAAAGGAGAGTCAAGctttcaaaacaacaacaacaacaacaacaacaacaacaacaacaagatgCACGTAGAGGTGTCTTGATCTTTCATTCGGGAGGTGAAATGAAAAGCCTATGCCTTACCCTCAGACTGTTAACACACTTGAAGGAGTATTTGCACTTCTTTGACTTCCACTTGCCCTTGCCCCAGCTCTTCCTGCCCGGGGCATTGGCGGTGTTCGTGGGCGTGTCTGGACACTCGGCATTCGTGCCACTCTCGACGCTTGCAGCATCGTCCTGCAAAGTCACATTTTatcattatttgtttgtttatgactTGACTACTTCTGAGTTTTGTGAAGGCTACTACCCAGGCATTAGATGAGTACCATCAAGTGGAATGTAAAAGTATTCAATACACTTAAAAGCCTTTAGATTTCTTTGCATCACAGATAATGTGCGGAAGCAGGATGGATGCACCATATTGTGTGCTGTCATATTTTACAACGTTTGTGGCAAAAATAATAACTATCTGAAAAATGTAGTCTGCATAAGTATTAGTCTAACCCTGTATATGGAAAGCTATGAACACTTCAGCAAGCAGCATTTTtatgtgattaaaaaaaagaagatcTGCTGACAAAGCATACTAGTTTATGGTATAAATACTTAACAATAttaatacaaaaaattaattgccTTTAAGGTAATTTCTTAATTTAATTTAAGGTAATTTCTTTTAAAAAGTACATTAGAATCCAGAAATCTGGTGGTGTGGCGGTAAACAGCAAAATGGACGATTAATCAGCGTCCACTAATTCGTTCTGTGCTGTCTTACAACCTTCTCGAGATAATTAGGAGCTAATTACTTATTTTTAAAAACAACATACAGGGTTGAGCTCAGCATGTTAGCGCAGACAGAAGTGTCGTTATAGTTGGTGTGCTCCTTCTACCAAGTCTTCTCCAAAGTACACCTTGGGCAGGAGTGTGTGGACAGAGATTTGGGACAGGGCCTCACAAGACCACCGACACCGAGCACGGCCTAGACACTGTTAGCCAACCGACCCGGTTCTTCTACCGCACACCAGGTAGGCAAAATGAACATTTGGACTTGTCACAACCTCTATTTGAAAACGTGTTAAGGGACGACACGACTCTAGTTATCAGAACACACACGTTGCCACCTACCAAGACCACACAAGTTACACTAGCAGGCAGCTAGCCAGTTAGCCACGGCTAAACAATAACAGTAGTTAGCCAGCCTCGGTGAACACAGAGCACATGCGGCTGTCAGTAGATGAGAACAGACGAAAATAACCAAAACAGATTAAAACAACTAATATCCCACGACGACAGGACCGGCTGTAGTTAGCTAATGAACTTGGCACACTCTGGATCAAAGTAGGAGTTACTTTAGAAGACAAAGTCAACTTTCAGCTGCGAGCAGTTTGAGAAACACATCAGAGCCACGATtcaaagataataataataaaaataaagacGCCTAACGGCTACTCGCTCACGTTTTCGTCTCCAGAAAGGTCAGGGTTGCTGTTTTCGTCGCTGCTTAATTTCTGCTTTTTTGCCGGCATCTCGTTTCCCGCCTCGGCGTGAGCCTCAGACATCTTCCCCTTCATCTTCTTCCTCGGCTGAACGCTGTAGCCGCACTGCCAGAAAGCGGTTCGGTGCACTCCGTTGCCACACTGCTGCAAAGTGAGTCAACGTGCTGCCAGATGTCGTACACTAGAGGGCGCCCCATTACAATTGATATATTTGTCGTACACTAGAGGGCGCCCCATTACAATTGATATATTTGTCGTACACTAGAGGGCGCCCCATTACAGTCGGTTTATTTGTCGTACACTAGAGGGCGCCCCATTACAATCGGTTTATTTGTCGTACACTAGAGGGCGCCCCATTACAATCGATATATTTGTCGTACACTAGAATCGATTTATTTGATCGCAACGGCGCCTTGCTTAGAACGTCGCTTGTTGGTTTAGGGTGAAATATTTAGCCTTTTATATAAATAATTACCGTATTATCTCTTTATCATAACACGTGCCAAGACTAATATTGTGCGTAAATTAAGGATTCGTAAGGAAATTACGTTTATGTTAAGACGAAATTCTAGTAAAACCTGTTGCTAACGTAGTCTTGTTCTTCTTCCTCGTGGCCATATTGTCGGGGAGGTCACATTAAACACTGACTTTTGCTTGTTAAAGACATTTTGGTTTAAATTTGGTTAAAATATTTATAGCCTACGTATTTTCTGTTTGCATCTTAATAAACAGATTGAGAAATTCCATGGTCATTATTATTACTGCTATAACAACATTTACACAGTATTGTATAATATGTTACCTGAAGACTATGTTGGCCATTTCTACCAGTCCTCAGATGAATTGTAACACAAATTCAGATTTCTCAGAAAGTCTCTGATTTCTCAGTGTAGTCCCTAGCTGTTTTTAATAACATCTGAAACGTGCTTTGTGTGAACTCATCTGTAACATAGTCATGTCCATGGAATTGGGATCTACAATGATATGTCAACACGAGTAAAGGCATTTAAACTGAGGTTGGGCTTGTTCAATCTGTGGAATGGAAACAAATATTTTCATACATGTCTCAACTGTTCCAAGTCTCATAGTTATGACTATGTAGCCTACTACCCTACTGAATTCCTGGTTGAAACTGAAAGGTATTTTCTTCTTTCTCAATGTTTCAAACTGTATACAGGAATACTCAGTAATATACACAGGGAAACACAGTAATATACACAGGGATACAcagtaatatataatatatacagggatatacaggaAAATCCACAGGGATACAcagtaatatataatatatacagggatacacacacaggaatacAGTCCAGGGTTGGTGCAGATGCAGAGAGGTCATCCTCATATTACCCAGGATCTATTACACTAAAGAAAATAGATTTTTTACTGCTTAAGGTAGGATAATATCTTTTGACTGCTTTTACTAATTTTTCAATTTCAATTAGTATTCAATTTTTTAATATGTTACAGTGCACATTTGTCATATGTACATGGTCTCTCTCAGTTAGAATTGTGAGGTATGAGGAAAAGATGCCTTCCTTCTCAAAACATCATGTAAACAGGTTTTTCATACTGTAAAAAATGACTCTCTCTCAGGAAATATGCCTAAAATATGTATTCTCATATAGCTTCTCCTACTAATATCTTACCTTGAATTTTGGTAGACCTGCCCCCTACCTGAAAGCACATGTCTCACCTGACATCCAGTCACCTGACATATCTTGAGTAACTGCTGTATATTGTAGTCAAATATTTCAAAGACGTAGTGTAGTATACAAGGTCTTGAAACAGAATATTCTGGACAACTGGTAgtgaaataaaaatattattagTGTAGTTCCcaaaaagataaaaaatacATGCCATTGGAAATGATAGACCATGGGTGGTCAATTAATTTCCCCAAGGGACCACATGAGAAATGATGGTTTTAGAGGGCCAGACTAATAAATATACTTAATTCAGTTCTGCACAATACATATTTACTGTATAGAGTATATATACTATCTctgggcgtactcacactaggcacggtttgctggttctgtgctggggcccggttatcccccctccccactccccctctggcctgcactcacactggcttcatcaacccggcccgagcacgcttacgtcatcacaacgctgctttatttggaaaaaagcgcacttgcacaacactatggagttcacgattctcttttattgtatttttggagtcgttttgggagtgcagaaacacggtgcaaacacagatttatcgataatttaacacaacgattgtctgctaaacGCTTTGCtgccatgactgtttaacgtgagcgtcgcatcactgacgtcatgtttgagttccagccaaatgaaccaatcagacgaggcaccaagcgggcccaggcacggatagcgctcacactagaagcgaaccgtgcccgagtccacgcgaatcgtgccctggcccacctcttcaagcgggcccgagcacggttaactgatccgggcccgggcacggttgaagtgatcacactagccaaacgaaccatgcttcggcagggaaccgggcccggatcacagaccctagtgtgagtacgccctaaatgAAATGTTACAATGATACTGTATCATGGGTGCGtggagaaggacgaggcacgaagtCCGACCCATTCACAATCGTCACGTTTATTTGAGACAAAATagcacagacagcgcacatataaCAAATGCACACTCACGTGTgatgagcacgggacactgcacgaacgcacattaaatagacagaccacaaatcccgagtgatcacgagaagagccacaggtgagaccgatgaacacactcacacaatcacacccacgaagatccacagacgactagacgtaaacaacacaaacacggccaaaggggaggggtcaggggctgtagcaTGACAGATACAATGAAAATGTGGACAATacaattatttcattatttattgaAACTGTGATTGTTCAGTTtgtaaagtgtttttttagtaaaaaaaaaaaaaaactagcaccCTATTGACCACATAGCTGCCATCTCCTCCGTCATCATTTTTgttagatcagtaactgggatGTAACATCACAGCTCTTGCCCAGAGCCAAGACAAAAAAGTTTAAATGATCTGCTCAGTTTTGCAGCTGGATGTCCCAATTCCCCTCGATCTGTACCGTTGTGGTTCGCTTGGAGAGGTACACGTCAGCAAAAGCTTCCTTTTTCTCAGGACATATTAGTGCTGCAAAGTCCCCCAAACATTCTTTGTTTCTTGCAGTTATAAGCTGGTCCTGACTGCTACATCTTTGTATGTGTGAATCCCTTGCTGCCTTTGTAGATTCACTAGCACATTTTCAGATGCTTGTGCTCAGCTTTACATTTTACTTCAAAATATAAATATTCCATTCCATTCCTTCTTAAAAACTTTGTATTCTGTACCAATCTTTCTTTTTTGACATTAGCTGACATATTTAAGCTAAGAGCAAATTCCTTGAAAGCTGTCCAACACATTCACTTACACTTGATTGAAGGATGCATGAGAGAACAGACCAGACAGACAAAAATACAGCTTTTTCTCAAAAATGTTCTCAGTCAGAGATAGTCAGAGGGCCAGATGTGGGCCTCATGCTGTACAATGCTTGGGTCTTTGATAGACCCTTTGTGATGGGCAGGgaatgtgaaataaaatggaagcgatcacgccaagtctcagggaaaagggaggtTTTAATTAATAATGTGAGCAAACCAAAAACTCGTGACAAGTTCCAAATTAAGcatacaatgaccagca
It includes:
- the eed gene encoding polycomb protein eed, encoding MKGKMSEAHAEAGNEMPAKKQKLSSDENSNPDLSGDENDDAASVESGTNAECPDTPTNTANAPGRKSWGKGKWKSKKCKYSFKCVNSLREDHGQPLFGVQFNWHSKEGDPLVFATVGSNRVTLYECHSQGEIRLLQSYVDADADENFYTCAWTYDTSTSHPLLAVAGSRGIIRIINHITMQCVKHYVGHGNAINELKFHPRDPNLLLSVSKDHALRLWNVQTDTLVAIFGGVEGHRDEVLSADFDLLGEKIMSCGMDHSLKLWRINSERMQKAIRGSYEYNPSKTNRPFVSQKIHFPDFSTRDIHRNYVDCVRWLGDLILSKSCENAIVCWKPGKMEDDIDHIKPNESNVTILGRFDYSQCDIWYMRFSMDFWQKMLALGNQVGKLYVWDLEVEDPHKAKCTTLTIPKCTSAIRQTSFSRDSSILIAVCDDASIWRWDRLR